The Halobellus sp. MBLA0158 genome has a window encoding:
- a CDS encoding ArsR family transcriptional regulator — MDSAVLLDLLGNENRRRILRLLSHKPCYVTEISEYLGVSPKAVIDHLRRLEEAGLVESRTDDKRRKYFHIARNLRLEVSVSPYRFGAKSAYPASRSLDMRGRCQHLKIELPELDDDRREEPDGDDGADPARRDQDTERHPTPIESERERREPEDLRTEADPLEDPDSEVAELAREYAYLDDIESELSLAQRWVHGRVTDVLDALSDRLGSEADSRFYAEMLAAISREARSVGEIAREVNADPDRVARALERLEEQGLVARDGAEWRIA; from the coding sequence ATGGATTCCGCGGTACTCCTGGATCTCCTCGGGAACGAGAACCGCCGGCGCATCCTCCGGCTTCTCTCCCACAAACCGTGTTACGTCACCGAGATCAGCGAGTACCTGGGGGTCAGTCCGAAGGCCGTGATCGACCACCTGCGGCGGCTGGAGGAGGCCGGCCTCGTCGAGAGCCGAACCGACGACAAGCGCCGGAAGTACTTCCACATCGCCCGGAACCTCCGGCTGGAGGTGAGCGTCTCGCCGTACCGCTTCGGCGCCAAGAGCGCCTACCCGGCCAGCCGCAGCCTCGACATGCGCGGGCGGTGCCAGCACCTCAAGATCGAACTGCCGGAGCTGGACGACGACCGACGCGAGGAGCCGGACGGCGACGACGGGGCCGATCCGGCGCGTCGCGACCAAGACACCGAGCGCCACCCGACCCCGATCGAATCCGAGCGCGAGCGTCGCGAGCCAGAGGACCTCCGGACGGAGGCCGATCCCCTGGAGGATCCGGACTCCGAGGTCGCCGAGCTCGCCCGCGAGTACGCCTACCTCGACGACATCGAGAGCGAGCTCTCCCTGGCTCAGCGGTGGGTTCACGGGCGCGTGACCGACGTCCTCGACGCCCTCAGCGACCGGCTCGGCTCGGAGGCCGACAGCCGCTTCTACGCGGAGATGCTCGCGGCCATCTCGCGAGAGGCGCGGTCGGTAGGAGAGATCGCCCGGGAGGTCAACGCCGACCCCGACCGCGTGGCGCGCGCGCTCGAACGCCTCGAAGAACAGGGCCTGGTCGCTCGCGACGGCGCGGAGTGGCGGATCGCGTGA
- the gpmI gene encoding 2,3-bisphosphoglycerate-independent phosphoglycerate mutase: MQTALVVLDGWGLGDHDRRDAVKAASTPNFDRLADAGAYGTLDVSGRNVGLPDGQMGNSEVGHLNIGAGRVVKQAYTRIEDSIDDGTFATNDAIASAFDYAEETGGRVHCMGLVSDGGVHSEQGHLHALIEIAADRGVEAVTHAFTDGRDTDPHGGEDYLAELEAVAADHGTGDVATVSGRYYAMDRDQNWERTKRAYDAIVGREADHEAETAVDAVRESYDRGDTDEFVEPTLVTGGPALEDGDAVVFFNFRPDRARQLVRMLADIEPAWPFETDPPEVRLVTMTEYDETFDLPVAFPPEEPETTLGAALAEAGKTQLRLAESEKYAHVTYFLNGGREVEFEGEIRRIIESPDVPTYDERPEMSAEAVTDTAIDLIESADPDAMVLNYANPDMVGHTGDFDAAVAAVEAVDEQLGRLVDALEAAGAHVLITADHGNADDMGTPEEPHTAHTTNPVPFVYLTPDGDGGGRRVRSGGSLCDVAPTMLDLMGVPKPAAMTGESLLE, encoded by the coding sequence ATGCAGACAGCGCTGGTCGTCCTCGACGGCTGGGGGCTCGGCGACCACGACCGACGCGACGCGGTGAAGGCGGCGTCGACGCCGAACTTCGATCGGCTCGCCGACGCCGGCGCGTACGGGACCCTCGACGTGTCCGGCCGGAACGTCGGCCTCCCCGACGGGCAGATGGGCAACAGCGAGGTCGGCCACCTCAACATCGGCGCCGGCCGCGTCGTCAAGCAGGCCTACACCCGGATCGAGGACTCGATCGACGACGGGACGTTCGCGACCAACGACGCCATCGCCTCGGCCTTCGACTACGCCGAGGAGACCGGCGGCCGCGTCCACTGTATGGGGCTCGTCAGCGACGGCGGCGTCCACTCCGAGCAGGGCCACCTCCACGCGCTGATCGAGATCGCCGCCGATCGCGGCGTCGAGGCCGTCACCCACGCCTTCACCGACGGCCGCGACACCGACCCCCACGGCGGCGAGGATTACCTCGCGGAACTCGAAGCGGTCGCCGCGGACCACGGCACGGGCGACGTCGCGACCGTCTCCGGGAGATACTACGCGATGGACCGCGATCAGAACTGGGAGCGGACCAAGCGCGCCTACGACGCCATCGTCGGCCGCGAGGCCGACCACGAGGCCGAGACGGCCGTCGACGCCGTGCGGGAGTCCTACGACCGCGGCGACACGGACGAGTTCGTCGAGCCGACGCTCGTGACGGGCGGCCCCGCGCTGGAGGACGGCGACGCGGTCGTCTTCTTCAATTTCCGCCCGGACCGCGCGCGCCAGCTCGTCCGGATGCTCGCGGACATCGAGCCGGCGTGGCCCTTCGAGACCGACCCGCCCGAAGTCCGGCTGGTCACGATGACCGAGTACGACGAGACGTTCGACCTCCCGGTCGCGTTCCCGCCCGAGGAGCCCGAGACGACGCTCGGCGCGGCCCTCGCCGAGGCCGGGAAGACGCAGCTCCGACTCGCCGAGTCCGAGAAGTACGCCCACGTCACCTACTTCCTCAACGGCGGCCGCGAGGTGGAGTTCGAGGGCGAGATCCGGCGGATCATCGAGAGCCCCGACGTCCCCACCTACGACGAGCGGCCCGAGATGAGCGCCGAGGCGGTGACCGACACCGCGATCGACCTGATCGAGTCCGCGGACCCCGACGCGATGGTCCTCAACTACGCCAACCCCGATATGGTCGGTCACACCGGCGACTTCGACGCCGCCGTCGCCGCCGTCGAGGCGGTCGACGAGCAGTTGGGCCGACTCGTCGACGCGCTCGAAGCCGCGGGCGCGCACGTCCTGATCACGGCCGATCACGGCAACGCCGACGATATGGGCACGCCCGAGGAGCCCCACACCGCGCACACGACGAACCCCGTTCCCTTCGTCTACCTCACGCCCGACGGCGACGGCGGCGGCCGGCGCGTGCGGTCCGGCGGGTCGCTCTGCGACGTCGCGCCGACGATGCTCGATCTGATGGGAGTCCCGAAGCCCGCGGCGATGACCGGCGAGTCGCTCCTGGAGTAG
- a CDS encoding DNA-binding protein: MSARDSGGRTAGDDGRSDGADAEASADPAFDCGDCGRAFHTEDLLVLHRGVRHPNALDAADQEAYREAYAAEEREIRSFRLRALAVLVLLYFGFLFLYVIYAS, translated from the coding sequence GTGAGCGCCCGTGACTCCGGCGGACGGACGGCCGGCGACGACGGTCGGAGCGACGGCGCGGACGCGGAGGCGAGCGCCGACCCGGCGTTCGACTGCGGCGACTGCGGCCGCGCGTTCCACACCGAGGACCTCCTCGTGCTCCACCGCGGCGTCAGGCACCCGAACGCCCTCGACGCGGCCGATCAGGAGGCCTACCGCGAGGCCTACGCGGCCGAGGAGCGCGAGATCCGCTCGTTCCGCCTCCGGGCGCTGGCCGTGCTCGTGTTGCTGTACTTCGGCTTTCTCTTCCTCTACGTGATCTATGCGTCCTGA
- a CDS encoding MATE family efflux transporter, translating into MFSPSDRLRSIWTQAVSLGWPVAVQQTLNTLMRTVDILVTGFFSPAAVAAIGLADLYSRLPLRVGMGLGSGAIALSSQETGRGAGVTRDRAVTQALLLGLLAGLPLAAVGLLFSEPLISVLGATATVARTGGTYLAIVLAVAPLRIVGFVGARALQGTGDTRTPMAVNGTATLLNIVLSVALGLGVAGAPRLGIVGVGIATAVGRTVEAVALVGVILSPRVSLSLARPRGLLLTRQLLAVSVPDIVGGLSTELARFPFNSLVLLFGTEANAAYHIANRVYQQFTAPLFRAFRTVSSILVGQELGAGRPDDARYAAYAICGLSLATLGVAGGLLFAFAGPLATVFTDDLATIGYAADFNRAFAVAMVFIGVYFPFSGSLKGAGDTRTPFWAGVVGSYVFLLGASYLLAVTLGYGIVGVYVGIVLSYVARAAIVGARMGGRDWTDLAARMIDERAAADGDRDDRTDRRG; encoded by the coding sequence GTGTTCTCCCCCAGCGACCGGCTCCGTTCGATCTGGACGCAGGCCGTCTCCCTGGGGTGGCCGGTCGCCGTCCAGCAGACGCTCAACACGCTGATGCGGACGGTCGACATCCTCGTGACCGGCTTCTTCTCGCCGGCCGCCGTGGCCGCGATCGGGCTCGCGGACCTCTACTCGCGGCTGCCGCTCCGCGTCGGGATGGGCCTGGGCAGCGGTGCGATCGCGCTGTCGAGCCAGGAGACGGGCCGCGGCGCCGGCGTCACCCGGGACCGCGCCGTCACGCAGGCGCTCCTCTTGGGGCTTCTGGCGGGGCTCCCGCTCGCCGCCGTCGGCCTCCTGTTCAGCGAGCCGCTCATCTCGGTCCTCGGCGCGACAGCGACGGTCGCTCGTACAGGCGGGACGTACCTGGCGATCGTCCTCGCGGTCGCGCCGCTGCGGATCGTCGGCTTCGTCGGCGCCCGCGCGCTCCAGGGCACGGGCGACACGCGCACGCCGATGGCCGTCAACGGGACGGCGACGCTCCTCAACATCGTGCTGTCGGTCGCGCTCGGCCTCGGCGTCGCCGGCGCGCCGCGGCTTGGGATCGTCGGCGTCGGGATCGCCACCGCCGTCGGACGGACGGTCGAAGCGGTCGCGCTCGTCGGCGTGATCCTGAGCCCGCGGGTGTCGCTGTCGCTCGCCCGACCGCGGGGGCTCCTCCTAACGCGGCAACTGCTGGCGGTCAGCGTCCCCGACATCGTCGGGGGGCTGAGCACCGAACTCGCGCGCTTCCCATTCAATTCGCTCGTGCTCCTGTTCGGGACGGAGGCCAACGCGGCCTACCACATCGCCAACCGTGTGTATCAGCAGTTCACCGCACCGCTGTTCCGCGCGTTCCGAACGGTGTCGAGCATCCTCGTCGGCCAGGAACTGGGCGCGGGGCGTCCCGACGACGCCCGCTACGCCGCCTACGCGATCTGCGGGCTCAGCCTCGCGACCCTCGGCGTCGCCGGCGGGCTGCTCTTCGCGTTCGCCGGACCGCTCGCGACGGTCTTCACCGACGACCTGGCGACGATCGGCTACGCCGCGGACTTCAACCGCGCGTTCGCCGTCGCGATGGTCTTCATCGGCGTCTACTTCCCGTTCTCGGGATCGCTGAAGGGCGCCGGCGACACCCGGACGCCGTTCTGGGCGGGCGTCGTCGGCTCGTACGTCTTCCTGTTGGGGGCGTCGTACCTGCTCGCGGTCACGCTCGGCTACGGAATCGTCGGCGTCTACGTCGGGATCGTCCTCTCGTACGTCGCCCGCGCCGCCATCGTCGGCGCGCGGATGGGCGGCCGCGACTGGACGGATCTGGCCGCGCGGATGATCGACGAGCGGGCCGCCGCGGACGGCGACCGCGACGACCGGACGGACCGGCGCGGCTGA
- a CDS encoding sensor histidine kinase, producing MDSPGALSERAVRHFPNGVLVVFDETLTYRLVGPDVLPFSGRKAEEMVGKTIYELFGEEAADQLEPELRATLAGEPRSFDVAFEGLVHHIETRPMAVDGEPHGVLVTQNVTDERHTTEELEILNRILRHDIRNDMSILLGWAELLDSHLDDEGRSHLRRILKSGEHILALTSTARDVVEMLVSGEEMRRSPISLQSTLGVEVALREESFPHAEFRVDESCRDFEVMANELLSSVFRNLLNNAVQHNDKESPIVDISCERDGGHAVVRIADNGPGIPEARRPELLGAERPTLDASGRGMGLYLVDRLVTRYGGEIRIEDNDPEGTVFVLRLALADAPDG from the coding sequence ATGGATTCTCCCGGGGCACTTTCGGAGCGTGCGGTTCGGCACTTCCCGAACGGGGTGCTCGTCGTCTTCGACGAGACGCTCACCTACCGGCTCGTCGGGCCGGACGTGTTGCCGTTCTCCGGGCGAAAGGCCGAAGAGATGGTCGGGAAGACGATTTACGAGCTGTTCGGCGAGGAGGCGGCCGATCAGCTCGAACCCGAACTCCGCGCGACGCTCGCGGGCGAGCCCCGCTCGTTCGACGTCGCGTTCGAGGGGCTCGTCCACCACATCGAGACCCGGCCGATGGCGGTCGATGGCGAGCCCCACGGCGTGCTCGTCACGCAGAACGTGACGGACGAGCGGCACACGACGGAGGAGCTCGAAATCCTCAACCGAATCCTGCGGCACGACATCCGGAACGATATGAGCATCCTCCTCGGGTGGGCCGAACTGCTCGATTCCCATCTCGACGACGAGGGCAGATCGCACCTCCGGCGGATTCTCAAGAGCGGCGAACACATCCTCGCGCTCACGAGCACCGCGCGCGACGTCGTCGAGATGCTGGTCAGCGGCGAGGAGATGCGCCGCAGTCCGATCTCGTTGCAGTCGACGCTGGGCGTCGAGGTCGCGCTCCGGGAGGAGTCGTTTCCTCACGCCGAGTTCCGCGTCGACGAGTCCTGCCGGGACTTCGAGGTGATGGCGAACGAACTGCTCTCGTCGGTCTTCAGGAATCTGCTGAACAACGCCGTCCAGCACAACGACAAGGAATCCCCGATCGTCGACATCTCCTGCGAGCGGGACGGAGGCCACGCCGTCGTCCGGATCGCGGACAACGGCCCCGGCATCCCCGAGGCGCGGCGGCCGGAGCTGCTCGGCGCGGAACGCCCGACGCTCGACGCCTCGGGGAGGGGAATGGGGCTGTACCTCGTCGACAGGCTCGTCACGCGGTACGGCGGGGAGATACGTATCGAGGACAACGACCCCGAGGGGACGGTCTTCGTCCTCCGGCTCGCGCTGGCCGACGCGCCGGACGGGTAG
- a CDS encoding ABC transporter substrate-binding protein, with protein MARDIVRRDFIKRVGAAGAIGATGIAGCIGSPDSGDGGGDGGDGGDGGGDSGGGTTTSGGGGGDGPGGLVVIGYPESGIQLFRDYYSASDGSEEILVPDGLRDGALPGQVGNDMENVTGTAPAAGGPNQEAFNTLFQDEYGSSPGVFTSQSYDSVALQLLANAAAGENDGTAIRDQMRRIANPDGMTVTPNNLVEGVEAAANGEDVNYQGASSATNFDQNGDPASAAYAIWEFNAGEGAAETLEVQSFEGANPEGAGPSADSGPGGSDREMSVGILLPETGDLASVGAPMIQAAQLPAMQVNEANPAGLSVNAQVEDTQTSPSAGTAAAESLVSAGVPSVCGSASSGVNVPVSQQVFIPNEVVGCSPSSTALSVTNLDDNDYIFRTAPSDRLQGRVMAQVMSERLDVDSVSTLYVNNDYGQQLSNRFSNVFEETFDGEVYRQVAFNIGESSYSSVIESALSPPDN; from the coding sequence ATGGCACGTGATATCGTACGGCGTGACTTTATCAAGCGCGTCGGCGCAGCGGGTGCGATCGGAGCGACGGGAATTGCCGGCTGTATCGGGAGCCCCGACAGCGGTGACGGCGGGGGCGACGGCGGAGACGGTGGCGACGGCGGCGGCGACTCCGGCGGCGGCACAACCACGAGCGGTGGTGGCGGCGGCGACGGCCCCGGCGGCCTCGTCGTCATCGGCTACCCCGAGAGCGGGATCCAGCTGTTCCGCGACTACTACAGCGCCTCCGACGGGAGCGAGGAGATCCTCGTGCCGGACGGCCTCCGCGACGGGGCCCTCCCGGGCCAGGTCGGCAACGACATGGAGAACGTGACGGGGACGGCTCCCGCCGCGGGCGGCCCGAACCAGGAGGCGTTCAACACGCTGTTCCAGGACGAGTACGGCTCCTCGCCCGGCGTGTTCACCTCTCAGTCGTACGACTCGGTCGCCCTCCAGCTGCTGGCGAACGCCGCGGCCGGCGAGAACGACGGGACGGCGATCCGCGACCAGATGCGTCGCATCGCCAATCCGGACGGGATGACCGTCACGCCGAACAACCTCGTCGAGGGCGTCGAGGCCGCCGCTAACGGCGAGGACGTGAACTACCAGGGCGCCTCGTCGGCGACGAACTTCGACCAGAACGGCGACCCCGCCTCCGCGGCGTACGCCATCTGGGAGTTCAACGCGGGAGAGGGCGCCGCCGAGACCCTCGAAGTCCAGAGCTTCGAGGGGGCGAACCCCGAGGGCGCCGGCCCCTCGGCAGACAGCGGCCCCGGCGGGAGCGACCGCGAGATGTCGGTCGGGATCCTCCTCCCGGAGACCGGCGACCTCGCCTCCGTCGGCGCGCCGATGATCCAGGCCGCCCAGCTCCCGGCGATGCAGGTCAACGAGGCCAACCCCGCCGGGCTCTCGGTCAACGCCCAGGTCGAAGACACCCAGACCTCGCCGAGCGCGGGGACGGCGGCCGCCGAGTCGCTCGTCAGCGCCGGCGTGCCGAGCGTCTGCGGCTCGGCGTCTTCGGGCGTGAACGTCCCGGTCTCTCAGCAGGTGTTCATCCCGAACGAGGTCGTCGGCTGCTCGCCGTCCTCGACCGCGCTGTCGGTCACGAACCTCGACGACAACGACTACATCTTCCGGACCGCGCCCTCCGACCGGCTCCAGGGCCGCGTGATGGCGCAGGTGATGTCCGAGCGGCTCGACGTCGACAGCGTCTCGACGCTCTACGTCAACAACGACTACGGCCAGCAGCTCTCGAACCGCTTCAGCAACGTGTTCGAGGAGACCTTCGACGGCGAGGTCTACCGGCAGGTCGCCTTCAACATCGGCGAGTCCTCCTACTCGTCGGTCATCGAGTCGGCCCTGTCGCCGCCGGACAACTGA
- a CDS encoding helix-turn-helix domain-containing protein: MTVIAKVHFSHPDMALADVIRALPDADIRVLQDVSTDPVHGQHFFTTDADDPAAFEAYLAADHTVTAHRQVADYENQPVYSVEFTADTLLLGPAVVEHGGFALEAFQHEGGWVERWQLPDRGSLQSVWEVADDRSFEFDILELYRVSFDERSASTRLTDKQQAALATAYEMGYFEHPQETDLAAVADALDISTSAASGRIRRGISSLIESFPERFPDLDVS; encoded by the coding sequence ATGACCGTCATCGCGAAGGTCCACTTCTCGCACCCGGATATGGCGCTGGCCGACGTGATCCGGGCGCTCCCGGACGCGGACATCCGGGTGTTGCAGGACGTGAGCACCGACCCGGTCCACGGACAGCACTTCTTCACTACGGACGCCGACGACCCGGCGGCCTTCGAGGCCTACCTGGCGGCCGACCACACCGTCACGGCCCACCGACAGGTCGCGGACTACGAGAATCAGCCGGTCTACAGCGTCGAGTTCACCGCCGACACGCTGCTCTTGGGTCCGGCCGTCGTCGAGCACGGCGGGTTCGCGCTCGAAGCGTTCCAGCACGAGGGGGGCTGGGTCGAACGATGGCAGCTCCCCGACCGGGGGTCGCTGCAGTCCGTGTGGGAGGTCGCGGACGACCGCTCCTTCGAGTTCGACATCCTGGAGCTGTACCGCGTCTCCTTCGACGAGCGGTCGGCGTCGACGAGGCTCACCGACAAGCAGCAGGCGGCGCTGGCGACGGCGTACGAGATGGGCTACTTCGAGCACCCACAGGAGACCGATCTTGCGGCGGTCGCCGACGCGCTCGACATCTCGACGTCGGCCGCCAGCGGTCGGATCCGACGCGGGATCAGTTCCCTGATCGAGTCCTTCCCCGAGCGGTTCCCGGACCTCGACGTGTCCTGA
- the gatD gene encoding Glu-tRNA(Gln) amidotransferase subunit GatD: MNPGDRVRVERAGVTNEGVLMPSSTPDHLVVKLDGGYNVGIERADADVEVLESDAYDIESAQEESDASEISFDDDLPTVSLISTGGTIASTVDYRTGAVTAQFDAEDVLRAVPDLAGRANYRGRVVTNILSENMTPGVWQDLAEVVADEIRAGADGVVVMHGTDTMQFSASALSYMLDTPVPIVFTGSQRSADRPSSDNVMNAVCAVEAAKSDAAEVLVCMHASTSDDDCALHRGTRVRKNHTSRRDAFETVGAEPIGYVDYDAEEVEFRRDVAERGETELGVRTDLNENVDLLKFTPGMDLDRYAAMLEDADLDGLVVEGTGLGHVHTDLIPTLSSLVDDGVVVAMTSQCLEGRVCDRVYDTGRDLLDAGVVEAGDTLPGTAKVKLMWALANRDDPETAMRRSLAGELQERSVPWT, from the coding sequence ATGAACCCCGGAGACCGCGTCCGCGTCGAGCGCGCGGGCGTCACGAACGAGGGCGTCCTGATGCCCTCTTCGACCCCCGATCACCTCGTCGTGAAGCTCGACGGCGGGTACAACGTCGGGATCGAGCGCGCGGACGCCGACGTGGAGGTGCTGGAATCGGACGCCTACGACATCGAGTCCGCACAGGAGGAGTCGGACGCCTCCGAGATCTCCTTCGACGACGACCTCCCGACGGTCTCGCTCATCTCGACCGGCGGGACGATCGCCTCGACCGTCGACTACCGCACTGGGGCGGTGACGGCCCAGTTCGACGCCGAGGACGTCCTCCGGGCGGTCCCGGACCTCGCGGGGCGCGCCAACTACCGCGGGCGGGTCGTCACGAACATCCTCTCGGAGAACATGACGCCCGGCGTCTGGCAGGACCTCGCAGAGGTCGTCGCCGACGAGATCCGCGCGGGCGCCGACGGCGTCGTCGTGATGCACGGCACCGACACGATGCAGTTCTCCGCGTCGGCGCTGTCGTACATGCTCGACACGCCGGTCCCGATCGTCTTCACGGGGAGCCAGCGGTCGGCCGACCGCCCCTCCTCGGACAACGTGATGAACGCCGTCTGCGCCGTCGAGGCCGCGAAGTCCGACGCCGCGGAGGTGCTCGTCTGTATGCACGCTTCGACCTCCGACGACGACTGCGCGCTCCACCGCGGCACGCGCGTCCGGAAGAACCACACCTCTCGTCGAGACGCCTTCGAGACGGTCGGCGCCGAGCCGATCGGGTACGTCGACTACGACGCCGAGGAAGTCGAGTTCCGCCGCGACGTCGCCGAGCGCGGCGAGACCGAACTCGGAGTCCGGACGGACCTCAACGAGAACGTCGACCTGCTGAAGTTCACGCCGGGGATGGACCTCGACCGCTACGCGGCGATGCTCGAAGACGCGGATCTGGACGGCCTCGTCGTCGAGGGGACGGGGCTCGGCCACGTCCACACGGACCTGATCCCGACGCTCTCGTCGCTCGTCGACGACGGCGTCGTCGTCGCGATGACGAGCCAGTGTCTGGAGGGCCGCGTCTGCGACCGCGTCTACGACACCGGTCGCGACCTCCTCGACGCGGGCGTCGTCGAGGCCGGCGACACCCTCCCCGGGACGGCGAAGGTGAAACTGATGTGGGCGCTCGCGAACCGCGACGATCCCGAGACGGCGATGAGGCGGTCGCTCGCCGGCGAACTCCAGGAGCGCTCGGTCCCCTGGACGTAG
- the udk gene encoding uridine kinase: MTIPSFVIGIAGGTGAGKTTVARLIAEGVGDSVTRIPLDNYYEDLSHLEFEEREQVNYDHPSAFEWELLREQVSTLLEGQPIEMPVYDFERHNRTDEPERVEPTDVIVLEGIFALYDEDLNDMLDLRLYVDTDADVRILRRIKRDVIERGRDLEGVIEQYLATVKPMHEQFVEPTKKHADLIIPEGANSVAVSLLEEKIRAEIDGDARRDWEREPLESPLVEELAADPDE; the protein is encoded by the coding sequence ATGACTATCCCGTCGTTCGTGATCGGGATCGCCGGCGGCACCGGCGCCGGAAAGACGACGGTGGCCCGCCTGATCGCCGAGGGCGTCGGCGACTCCGTCACCCGGATCCCGCTCGACAACTACTACGAGGACCTGAGTCACCTCGAGTTCGAAGAGCGCGAGCAGGTCAACTACGATCACCCCTCGGCGTTCGAGTGGGAGCTCCTGCGCGAGCAGGTCTCGACGCTGCTCGAAGGCCAGCCGATCGAGATGCCCGTCTACGACTTCGAGCGGCACAACCGGACCGACGAGCCCGAGCGCGTCGAGCCCACGGACGTCATCGTCCTGGAGGGCATCTTCGCGCTCTACGACGAGGACCTCAACGACATGCTCGACCTCCGCCTGTACGTCGACACCGACGCCGACGTCCGGATACTCCGGCGGATCAAGCGCGACGTCATCGAGCGGGGCCGCGACCTCGAAGGCGTCATCGAGCAGTACCTCGCGACGGTCAAACCGATGCACGAGCAGTTCGTCGAACCGACGAAGAAGCACGCCGACCTCATCATCCCCGAGGGCGCAAACAGCGTCGCGGTGAGCCTCCTCGAAGAGAAGATCAGGGCCGAGATCGACGGCGACGCTCGCCGCGACTGGGAGCGGGAACCGCTCGAAAGCCCGCTCGTCGAGGAGCTCGCGGCCGACCCCGACGAGTGA
- a CDS encoding DUF1405 domain-containing protein, which yields MSDGDPAARLRRPYPERWVEYYLGSPASLGWLLVVDGAAFLLGVSFYVHSEPSLSDLSSLAYPLFGDSPTALALATLSVATLLPRLGDPVTEASSNRLLELLHTLAFVWLVKYGLWTAVALNLRPDLYVGFAPALLWEYWGILVTHLFFLLQAAAIPYYGKTSREALAVALALLLVNDIFDYGLGLYPPLRYEAGPLLAGITVALSFFAVGYAAWAFDRAER from the coding sequence ATGAGCGACGGCGACCCCGCGGCCCGGCTCCGACGCCCCTACCCCGAGCGCTGGGTGGAGTACTACCTCGGGAGTCCGGCGAGCCTCGGCTGGCTGCTCGTCGTCGACGGCGCCGCCTTCCTCCTGGGCGTCAGTTTCTACGTCCACTCGGAGCCGTCGCTGTCGGACCTCAGCTCCCTCGCGTATCCCCTCTTCGGCGACTCGCCGACGGCGCTCGCGCTCGCGACGCTCTCGGTCGCGACGCTCCTGCCGCGCTTGGGGGATCCGGTGACCGAGGCCTCCTCGAACCGCCTCCTCGAACTCCTGCACACGCTCGCGTTCGTCTGGCTCGTGAAGTACGGGCTCTGGACGGCCGTCGCGCTCAATCTCCGGCCGGACCTCTACGTCGGCTTCGCGCCCGCGCTACTGTGGGAGTACTGGGGCATCCTCGTCACGCACCTGTTCTTCCTGCTCCAGGCGGCGGCGATCCCCTACTACGGGAAGACCTCCCGCGAGGCGCTCGCCGTCGCGCTCGCGCTGCTTCTCGTCAACGACATCTTCGACTACGGCCTCGGGCTCTATCCGCCGCTGCGCTACGAGGCCGGACCCCTGCTGGCGGGGATCACGGTCGCGCTCTCGTTCTTCGCGGTCGGCTACGCGGCCTGGGCGTTCGATCGGGCGGAGCGATGA